The following coding sequences are from one Penaeus monodon isolate SGIC_2016 chromosome 21, NSTDA_Pmon_1, whole genome shotgun sequence window:
- the LOC119586765 gene encoding LOW QUALITY PROTEIN: DENN domain-containing protein 1A-like (The sequence of the model RefSeq protein was modified relative to this genomic sequence to represent the inferred CDS: deleted 1 base in 1 codon), whose protein sequence is IKPDCLCSVFQFFVAQCPNHLKLPTIPENRNLSEYYNAVDANNMMIIFASMLYERRIIMVSKRLSRLSACVQAANSVIYPMQWQHIFIPVLPQHLIDYLLAPMPFLIGVNTSLMSKVQMDDIGEAVILDADNNTVKTPFNDVETLPDEVVSNLKRNLKSPSNMLGDCVARAFLRALVQLIGNYKEALQFREKDSKITFNSEKFVAIRPPHFQPFVEKMLELQIFQQFIEERLDRLNSGKQTSDEFELEVSVHCEKSSSKVKQQYKQFVTNVRKEGGAIMKTVKSKTNPAVKSAVKSVAKGGKQVKEKSRQTYKDIRGKIKDFQQPRAEDGSMSPTWMNGEALRNXRSAPSSPVLGVKRRPQTVGGNAPHFSAKATYKRASQINIREETSVLPGTHKYELIERGSGLMSPGSTDSLSTPSPQSIDLMGEMEEVIRSRLGQDEEEEGXXXXXXXXXXXXXXXPSSVSNSPAVGHSSTLTVQHSAKDHSTSLTASKKLLLVKDSLDKVLLITQCFVLNDLLRFLITWKSVVYLELISDDCVWSLKVYWEDYGYRYCHCTALTSETAPAHPFLQQYNGNIYNHSPPSKLLNSKHNHRNQFSIRLFLVNTQLPKLAYLNITINNCILKKRRITPTYASVDASTQNYQQCFIFLYSFSLQFNILINIKSRYSSFSMTIK, encoded by the exons ATTAAACCTGACTGCTTATGCTCTGTCTTCCAGTTCTTTGTAGCTCAGTGTCCAAACCACCTAAAACTGCCAACTATACCGGAAAAT CGAAACCTATCTGAGTACTACAATGCGGTGGATGCAAACAACATGATGATCATCTTTGCATCAATGCTTTACGAGAGAAGAATCATTATGGTGTCAAAGCGTCTGTCACGGCTGTCAGCATGTGTTCAGGCAGCCAATTCAGTCATATACCCCATGCAGTGGCAGCATATATTCATTCCGGTGTTACCACAGCATCTCATCGACTACCTGTTAGCACCCATGCCCTTCCTCATTGGTGTTAACACCTCACTTATGTCG AAAGTACAAATGGACGATATTGGTGAAGCTGTTATATTAGATGCCGACAACAACACTGTCAAGACCCCCTTCAACGACGTGGAAACCCTCCCAGATGAGGTGGTTTCAAATCTCAAAAGAAACCTCAAGTCGCCAAGCAACATGCTTGGAGACTGCGTGGCAAGAGCATTCCTACGTGCACTTGTTCAGCTCATTGGCAACTACAAGGAGGCGCTCCAGTTCAGAGaaaaagattcaaaaataacATTCAATAGTGAAAAATTTGTTGCCATCCGTCCACCGCATTTTCAGCCATTTGTAGAGAAGATGTTGGAGTTGCAAATCTTTCAGCAG TTCATCGAAGAGAGATTAGACCGTCTCAATTCCGGCAAGCAGACCTCGGATGAGTTTGAATTAGAAGTTAGTGTTCATTGCGAAAAGTCATCTTCGAAGGTAAAGCAACAGTATAAGCAGTTTGTGACCAACGTACGAAAGGAGGGAGGAGCCATCATGAAAACTGTCAAGAGCAAG ACCAACCCTGCTGTTAAATCTGCTGTTAAGAGC GTGGCAAAGGGGGGGAAGCAAGTAAAGGAGAAGAGTCGGCAAACATACAAGGACATCCGAGGAAAGATCAAGGATTTCCAACAGCCCAGGGCTGAAGACGGCAGCATGTCTCCCACTTGGATGAATGGTGAGGCTTTACGCAAT NCTCGGTCTGCTCCATCATCACCTGTTTTAGGAGTGAAGAGAAGACCACAGACAGTTGGGGGCAATGCACCCCACTTTTCTGCAAAGGCCACATATAAAAGAGCTTCCCAGATTAATATTAGAGAAGAAACTAGTGTTCTACCTGG AACACACAAATATGAACTCATCGAGAGAGGAAGTGGCCTCATGTCTCCCGGATCCACGGACAGTCTCAGCACGCCTTCTCCACAAAGCATAGACCTCATGG GTGAAATGGAGGAAGTCATACGCTCTCGGCTAGgccaggacgaggaggaggagggaNNNNNNNNNNNNNNNNNNNNNNNNNNNNNNNNNNNNNNNNNNNTTCCGAGTAGTGTAAGCAACAGT CCTGCTGTTGGCCACTCCTCAACACTCACGGTGCAGCATAGTGCTAAAGACCACTCCACTTCTCTCACTGCCTCAAAGAAG CTTCTCCTGGTCAAGGACTCCTTAGATAAGGTGCTCCTAATAACACAGTGCTTTGTTTTAAATGATTTGTTAAGATTCCT AATCACCTGGAAGTCTGTAGTCTACCTTGAATTGATTTCTGATGATTGTGTTTGGAGTTTAAAAGTTTACTGGGAGGACTATGGTTATAGATATTGCCATTGTACTGCT TTAACAAGTGAAACAGCTCCAGCCCATCCCTTCTTACAGCAGTACAATGGCAATATCTATAACCATAGTCCTCCCAGTAAACTTTTAAACTCCAAACACAATCACAGAAATCAATTCAG CATTAGATTGTTTCTCGTCAATACGCAGTTACCAAAATTAGCATACTTAAATATCACAATCAACAACTGCATCCTCAAAAAAAGGCGAATTACACCCACATATGCAAGTGTAGATGCAAGTACACAGAATTACCAACAATGCTTCATTTTCCTATATAGTTTCTCCCTGCAGTTCAATATCCTTATAAACATCAAAAGCAG ATACAGCTCATTCTCAATGACCATCAAGTGA